A part of Limihaloglobus sulfuriphilus genomic DNA contains:
- a CDS encoding helix-turn-helix domain-containing protein has translation MNPQEIVPVNIKRIRISRGMNQSQTAAAAKISRQAYADIEKGKTREPKVSNLQSIADAFDVPLISLFEEPPKLETVRFRSNSIKTQKDKANKELCLIETAYWLKNFNFLQSAVSDIKPYQLKNLQPKIEKFDVDRPKRAAELVRKTLGLKEDEPIGDILGLVESAGIKVKTQNFDIKNFFGFSIAEADGGPAIVVNSAPSITIERQIFTVTHELGHLILHPGDYSKDCIGEGKKEEIEADRFAGYFLMPQRAFEKKLHESYGLGFVERVLHLKRFFGVSYSSVIHRMSDMGLGEYGKLLPKFIYLYNKGNKEKINSRKEPVPLVKLDFVEDYYPSLVRRALDKSQITVSRAAEMLNVSLENMRATINSWADIPS, from the coding sequence ATGAATCCTCAAGAAATAGTACCTGTTAATATCAAGAGAATCAGAATCAGCCGCGGAATGAATCAGTCTCAGACCGCAGCCGCTGCGAAGATTTCACGTCAGGCCTATGCTGATATTGAAAAAGGCAAAACCAGAGAACCCAAGGTCAGCAATTTACAGTCTATTGCGGATGCGTTTGATGTTCCTTTGATATCGCTGTTTGAAGAGCCGCCAAAACTTGAAACCGTTCGTTTCAGAAGTAATTCTATAAAGACCCAGAAAGATAAAGCCAACAAGGAACTCTGCCTCATTGAGACCGCATACTGGCTGAAAAACTTTAATTTTCTTCAGTCTGCTGTATCTGACATTAAGCCGTATCAGTTAAAGAATCTTCAGCCCAAAATTGAAAAATTTGATGTTGACCGTCCCAAAAGGGCCGCTGAGTTGGTAAGAAAAACTCTGGGCTTGAAAGAAGATGAGCCGATAGGAGACATATTAGGATTAGTTGAAAGTGCCGGAATAAAGGTAAAAACCCAGAACTTTGATATCAAGAATTTCTTTGGTTTTTCCATAGCTGAAGCAGACGGTGGACCGGCAATAGTGGTCAACAGTGCCCCTTCAATTACTATCGAGAGGCAGATATTTACGGTAACTCACGAACTGGGGCATCTCATTTTACATCCGGGAGACTACAGTAAAGACTGTATTGGAGAAGGTAAAAAAGAAGAGATTGAGGCAGATAGGTTTGCCGGGTATTTTTTGATGCCTCAGCGGGCATTTGAGAAAAAATTACATGAATCCTATGGTTTAGGGTTTGTTGAAAGAGTTTTACATCTCAAACGCTTCTTTGGAGTGAGCTATTCATCTGTAATACATAGAATGTCGGATATGGGGTTAGGAGAATACGGGAAACTTCTTCCGAAGTTTATATATCTTTATAATAAGGGCAATAAAGAAAAAATCAATTCCCGTAAAGAACCTGTTCCTTTGGTAAAGTTGGATTTTGTAGAAGATTATTATCCTTCTCTGGTAAGGAGAGCGTTGGATAAATCACAGATAACTGTCAGCAGGGCTGCCGAAATGTTGAATGTCTCGCTTGAAAATATGAGAGCAACCATTAATTCCTGGGCAGATATTCCTTCATGA
- a CDS encoding type IV toxin-antitoxin system AbiEi family antitoxin domain-containing protein produces MNEFLINNPVFSTEQVKQLLAQRGTVGRRSADSWLGYYQKKGSIIRIKRGLYASVPIGAEPSTFTPDPFLIASRMADDAVLAYHTALEFHGRAYSLHRRLTYQTASPTRLLTFHGWQFQPVKFPKPLQQHGKENFGVIGENRDGISIRVTSLERTLVDVLNRPDCSGSWEEIWRSLESIEYFDLKQVIDYALLLDNATTIAKLGFFLEQHSRELLIEKEQLEILKPMLPKQPHYLSRQKRENGILVKEWNLIVPKEILHRTWTDII; encoded by the coding sequence TTGAATGAGTTTCTCATAAATAATCCGGTCTTTTCTACAGAGCAGGTCAAGCAACTTCTTGCACAACGGGGGACAGTTGGCAGACGCTCTGCTGATTCATGGCTTGGTTACTATCAGAAAAAAGGCAGCATTATCAGAATTAAAAGAGGTTTGTATGCCTCAGTCCCCATAGGAGCAGAGCCTTCTACATTCACACCGGACCCGTTTCTTATTGCTTCCCGCATGGCCGATGATGCCGTGCTGGCTTATCATACAGCACTGGAATTCCATGGCCGTGCATATTCCCTGCATAGACGGCTTACATATCAGACAGCATCCCCAACACGTTTGCTGACCTTTCATGGCTGGCAGTTCCAGCCGGTTAAGTTCCCAAAACCTTTACAGCAACATGGAAAAGAAAACTTCGGCGTAATTGGGGAAAACAGAGACGGTATATCAATTCGAGTCACTTCTCTGGAACGGACGCTGGTTGATGTATTGAACCGCCCGGACTGCTCGGGAAGTTGGGAGGAGATATGGCGTTCGCTCGAATCTATTGAATATTTTGACCTGAAACAAGTCATAGACTATGCCCTGCTTCTTGACAATGCCACGACAATAGCAAAACTCGGGTTCTTTCTTGAACAGCACAGCAGGGAGCTTCTTATTGAGAAAGAACAACTTGAAATCCTTAAACCGATGCTTCCCAAACAACCACACTACCTCTCTCGGCAAAAAAGAGAAAATGGCATTTTGGTAAAAGAATGGAACTTGATTGTCCCGAAAGAAATACTCCACAGGACATGGACTGATATAATATGA
- a CDS encoding sulfatase, which translates to MNKPNVVLIMTDQQRFDSLSCYGNKAIQTPNLDLMAKEGVLFENCYVNCPICTPSRSSIMTGKHMQDHGVYKVYDNLPKDEILFTKHLKDTGYKTALFGKLHVSSNHYEAEKRHPNDGFDIYEWCNESALRMDSQYHGYKKWLLEKDPHFCRQLEKKKRSIGHIPPHLHMSFWAAEKAVEFINTSERDQPFFCKLSLFDPHDPYENYPEQMEDKVDQSAIPAPIATDPKTDHIRGVDLERNHSYLGSFSDFSKKDIHKIRVGYNAAVAFIDEQIGKVTAALEKKGISENTLIIFTSDHGDCLGDHGLMVKGAFFYDQAVKVPLIIKWPAQLKPFKTKTLIQPHDIAATILQAAGFGEDQLQSIMPDSKSLLSLAQDSTRTIHDFAVCCYRNSGINSSNSPWDPPVLGTMLRSGNYKLNIYHEKTNDNYPKNGQLFNMEKDPSELNDLWDDPDSAQLKNELLQQLTSWLARREYKNLSSRGGNTPPQKSQRMTNKLK; encoded by the coding sequence ATGAACAAACCAAACGTTGTCTTGATCATGACAGATCAACAAAGATTCGATTCGCTAAGTTGTTATGGGAACAAAGCCATCCAAACCCCAAACTTGGATTTAATGGCAAAAGAAGGGGTTTTATTCGAAAATTGTTATGTAAATTGCCCCATCTGTACCCCTTCCAGATCAAGCATAATGACAGGTAAACATATGCAAGATCACGGGGTTTATAAAGTTTACGACAACTTGCCCAAAGACGAAATACTTTTCACAAAACACCTCAAAGACACCGGATACAAAACCGCCCTTTTCGGCAAACTCCATGTCAGCAGTAATCATTACGAAGCAGAAAAAAGACACCCTAACGACGGTTTCGATATTTACGAATGGTGTAACGAATCCGCATTACGTATGGATTCTCAATATCATGGTTATAAAAAATGGCTCTTGGAAAAGGATCCTCATTTCTGCAGGCAGCTTGAAAAAAAGAAACGCTCCATAGGCCATATTCCGCCGCATCTTCACATGTCGTTCTGGGCAGCGGAAAAAGCGGTGGAGTTCATAAACACCAGCGAGAGGGATCAGCCGTTCTTTTGTAAATTGAGTCTATTCGACCCGCACGATCCTTATGAAAATTATCCGGAGCAGATGGAAGATAAAGTGGATCAGTCCGCTATACCTGCCCCGATTGCAACCGACCCGAAAACCGACCACATCCGCGGCGTAGATTTGGAAAGAAACCATTCCTACCTCGGCAGCTTCAGTGATTTCAGCAAAAAAGATATTCACAAAATCAGAGTGGGATACAATGCCGCGGTAGCTTTCATAGATGAACAGATCGGAAAGGTGACCGCAGCCCTGGAAAAGAAAGGAATATCAGAAAACACCCTCATTATATTCACAAGCGATCACGGCGACTGCCTGGGAGATCACGGCCTGATGGTAAAGGGAGCTTTTTTTTATGACCAGGCCGTCAAGGTGCCTCTCATAATAAAATGGCCCGCTCAATTAAAACCGTTCAAAACAAAAACCCTGATCCAGCCACATGATATTGCCGCTACCATTCTGCAGGCGGCTGGATTTGGAGAAGATCAATTGCAATCCATCATGCCTGACTCCAAAAGCCTGCTTTCTCTGGCCCAGGATTCTACCAGAACCATTCACGATTTTGCGGTTTGCTGTTATCGAAACAGCGGGATAAATTCTTCAAACAGCCCCTGGGACCCGCCCGTTTTAGGCACAATGCTGCGATCCGGCAATTATAAACTAAACATCTATCACGAAAAGACTAATGATAATTACCCTAAAAACGGCCAACTGTTTAATATGGAAAAGGACCCTTCCGAACTGAATGACCTTTGGGACGACCCTGATTCAGCGCAACTGAAAAATGAACTTCTTCAGCAGCTTACTTCCTGGCTGGCCCGACGTGAATACAAAAATCTAAGTTCCCGCGGCGGAAATACCCCCCCGCAGAAAAGCCAGAGAATGACAAATAAACTGAAATAA
- a CDS encoding Gfo/Idh/MocA family protein has translation MLLVNKVRYIVVGAGQRGRGYAQFILNNPDKAELVGVAEPRDFYRRKLGDEHNIARDNLCTDWQHLAQREKFADAVIIATQDQMHRAPAEAFTSKGYHILLEKPMAVNEQDCRAIIHAIKKNKVIFAVGHVLRYTPYTIKFKQILDSGRIGEIVSIQHLEPVGYWHQAHSYVRGNWCKETDSTFMLMSKSCHDIDWIRYIAGSKCRKVSSFGNLKHFRKENKPAKAAGRCLDCEIEKQCPYSAVKNYIGMFKAGHTIWPVSYITSDVTLDGLKKALREGPYGVCVYDCNNDVVDHQVVNLLFENGVTASFTMTAFTKFDHRKTRIFGTKGQIEGNGSKIEVYDFVTDQTEVINTDASSNGIVGGHGGGDQGLMERFTAAVQKNDRTLVLSGPDETLESHRIVFAAEMSRIEDKVIIFE, from the coding sequence ATGCTTTTGGTGAATAAAGTAAGATACATTGTGGTCGGTGCAGGCCAGAGAGGCCGGGGTTATGCCCAGTTTATCCTCAACAACCCTGATAAAGCTGAACTTGTGGGGGTTGCTGAACCCCGAGATTTCTACCGCAGAAAACTGGGGGATGAGCATAATATCGCCCGGGATAATCTTTGCACTGACTGGCAGCACTTGGCTCAGCGGGAAAAATTCGCAGATGCAGTGATAATTGCCACTCAGGACCAGATGCATAGGGCGCCGGCAGAGGCTTTTACAAGTAAAGGCTATCACATCCTTCTCGAAAAGCCGATGGCGGTGAACGAGCAGGACTGCCGGGCCATAATTCACGCGATTAAGAAGAATAAAGTGATTTTTGCAGTAGGACATGTTCTTCGGTACACTCCCTACACAATAAAATTCAAGCAAATACTTGATTCCGGCAGAATCGGCGAGATTGTTAGTATTCAGCACCTCGAGCCGGTCGGTTACTGGCATCAGGCCCACTCATATGTCAGGGGAAACTGGTGCAAAGAAACTGATTCGACTTTTATGCTGATGTCCAAGTCATGTCATGATATAGATTGGATAAGATATATAGCCGGCTCGAAATGCAGAAAGGTCAGTTCGTTCGGCAATTTGAAGCATTTTCGAAAAGAAAATAAGCCCGCCAAAGCTGCCGGGCGGTGTCTGGATTGCGAAATAGAAAAACAGTGCCCGTACTCGGCAGTCAAAAATTATATCGGGATGTTTAAAGCCGGCCATACCATTTGGCCCGTCTCCTACATTACATCTGATGTGACACTTGATGGGCTGAAAAAAGCACTGCGAGAAGGGCCTTACGGTGTCTGTGTTTATGACTGTAATAATGATGTGGTTGATCATCAGGTTGTAAATCTCCTTTTTGAAAACGGCGTAACAGCTTCGTTTACGATGACCGCATTTACAAAATTTGATCACAGGAAAACCAGAATTTTCGGGACGAAAGGACAAATTGAAGGCAACGGTTCCAAAATTGAGGTTTATGATTTTGTGACAGATCAGACCGAAGTTATCAATACAGACGCTTCCTCTAACGGTATTGTTGGCGGACACGGCGGAGGCGATCAGGGGCTAATGGAGAGATTCACGGCCGCAGTGCAGAAAAACGATAGAACTCTGGTTCTTTCAGGACCCGATGAAACCCTGGAATCGCACAGGATCGTCTTTGCGGCTGAAATGTCGAGAATAGAAGACAAAGTGATTATTTTTGAATAA
- a CDS encoding IS4 family transposase: MNSGKMVFSQLMDCIPWWQFNNIVEQYQGNHKVKHFSCNEHFRAMAFAQFTYRRSLRDVEAAFKAIGKKAYHMGIRCRIAKSTLADANEQRDWRIYADFAQVLISKARALYADEPLDIEWDGNIYAIDATTIDLCLSVFPWAKFRKAKAAVKLHTKINLRGNIPEFIHISDGKLNDVNALDFIVPEPEAFYLFDRAYTDFQRLYSFTKVNASFVSLLKKNILWKRRYSHHVDKTSGVLSDQTIILTGKDTPVYYPEPLRRIHYYSEEIQKHLVFVTNNFSLPAIVVAKLYKMRWKVELFFKWIKQNLRIKTFFGCNPNAVKVQIWIAICAYLIVAIVRKEQEIVQPMSEILQVLGITQLEKKPIFELFKGDLSQNQNDQLCNQLTLFDL; the protein is encoded by the coding sequence ATGAACTCCGGCAAAATGGTATTTTCTCAATTGATGGACTGTATTCCCTGGTGGCAATTTAATAATATCGTTGAACAATACCAAGGCAATCATAAGGTTAAACACTTTTCATGTAACGAGCATTTTCGAGCGATGGCGTTTGCCCAGTTCACCTACCGTAGAAGCCTTCGAGATGTAGAAGCGGCATTCAAGGCAATTGGTAAGAAAGCGTACCACATGGGCATAAGATGCAGGATTGCCAAAAGCACATTAGCCGATGCCAACGAGCAAAGAGACTGGCGTATCTACGCCGACTTTGCCCAGGTACTGATTTCAAAGGCAAGAGCACTCTACGCCGATGAGCCTTTAGATATCGAATGGGATGGCAACATCTATGCTATCGATGCTACAACTATCGACCTTTGTCTGTCCGTTTTTCCATGGGCAAAATTCAGAAAGGCTAAAGCTGCTGTTAAATTGCATACAAAAATCAACCTGAGAGGCAATATACCGGAGTTTATACACATATCAGACGGCAAACTTAATGATGTAAATGCACTGGACTTTATCGTGCCGGAGCCTGAAGCCTTTTATCTTTTCGATAGGGCATATACAGATTTTCAGCGACTCTACTCATTTACAAAAGTAAACGCAAGTTTTGTCTCTCTGCTTAAAAAGAATATACTTTGGAAAAGAAGGTATTCTCACCATGTAGATAAAACCTCTGGTGTTCTAAGCGACCAGACAATCATATTGACAGGTAAGGATACGCCAGTATATTACCCTGAACCATTGAGGCGAATACATTACTACTCAGAAGAGATACAGAAGCATTTGGTCTTTGTGACTAATAATTTTAGCCTGCCTGCAATAGTTGTGGCAAAGCTATATAAAATGCGATGGAAGGTTGAGTTGTTCTTCAAATGGATAAAGCAAAATTTACGTATAAAGACTTTCTTTGGGTGTAACCCAAATGCCGTAAAGGTGCAGATATGGATAGCTATTTGTGCCTATTTGATTGTAGCTATCGTAAGGAAAGAACAAGAAATAGTTCAGCCAATGTCAGAAATTCTACAGGTATTGGGTATCACTCAACTGGAGAAAAAGCCCATTTTTGAGCTGTTTAAGGGCGATTTGTCCCAGAACCAAAATGACCAGCTTTGTAACCAATTGACATTGTTTGACTTATAA
- a CDS encoding dihydrodipicolinate synthase family protein: MNRNLPKPLRGIIVPLVTPLSGRDSIDVNGLERLVSRVIKGGVSGIFILGTTGEGPGLSYRLRTEMIELTCKFNAGRVPVLAGITDTAFEESVSVARTAQLNGANGLVLAPPYYFAANQKELLSYIEHLVPELPLPVYLYNMPFQTKVFIEPDTVARASKIPGVWGIKDSSADMVYFHKLQRIFRNDPEFSLLVGPEELLAESLISGAHGGVNGGANLLPQLYVALYNKVMEGDERAVQALHKQVMDVSMSVYSVCSSGSAYLKGLKCALSLFGICSDFMAEPFGRCSSAEREAIQENLVRAGILKLEDRQKVKIQNTASARSSFSGAGCGLARDAFGE, from the coding sequence ATGAACAGAAATTTGCCAAAACCGCTTCGAGGCATAATTGTACCGCTGGTAACACCGCTTTCGGGCAGGGACAGTATAGATGTTAACGGTTTGGAAAGACTTGTCAGCCGTGTCATTAAGGGCGGGGTGTCAGGTATTTTCATACTCGGCACTACCGGAGAGGGGCCCGGTCTTAGTTATCGGCTCCGTACTGAAATGATAGAATTGACCTGCAAATTCAATGCGGGAAGAGTTCCTGTTCTTGCAGGCATAACTGATACTGCTTTTGAAGAATCGGTGAGTGTGGCCCGGACTGCTCAGTTAAATGGTGCCAATGGTTTGGTCCTTGCGCCGCCTTATTATTTTGCGGCTAACCAGAAAGAACTGCTTAGTTATATAGAGCATCTTGTGCCGGAGCTGCCTTTGCCGGTGTATTTGTACAATATGCCGTTTCAAACTAAAGTTTTTATTGAACCTGACACAGTTGCCAGGGCTTCAAAAATTCCGGGGGTCTGGGGCATAAAAGACAGTTCCGCAGATATGGTCTATTTTCATAAACTCCAGAGAATATTTAGAAATGATCCCGAGTTTTCACTTTTAGTTGGGCCTGAAGAGCTGTTAGCCGAATCGCTTATATCTGGTGCACATGGCGGAGTAAACGGTGGAGCTAATCTGCTGCCTCAGCTCTATGTGGCTCTGTATAATAAAGTTATGGAAGGCGATGAGAGGGCTGTTCAGGCTCTGCACAAGCAGGTGATGGATGTTTCGATGTCGGTTTATAGTGTATGCAGCAGCGGCTCGGCTTACTTGAAGGGTCTCAAATGTGCACTTTCTTTGTTTGGAATATGCAGTGATTTCATGGCCGAACCGTTTGGCCGATGCAGCAGCGCCGAAAGAGAAGCTATTCAGGAAAATCTTGTCAGAGCGGGCATTCTAAAACTGGAAGACAGGCAGAAGGTTAAAATTCAGAATACCGCCTCGGCAAGGAGCAGCTTTAGTGGTGCGGGATGCGGTTTAGCAAGGGATGCTTTTGGTGAATAA
- a CDS encoding IS1634 family transposase, with product MFLAFEGCFDSGFGFGTDLPYCIGEFLCDNLGMYLKKHRRKKNGKCNTYYSIAEKRKVSGYRHVEKVVLYLGEISGSQKKAWQRSIEIINEDNKPVHKTLFAFDQDNQSCHDVDTIPVNISKMRLERPRRFGDCWLASEMWDQLGFDRFWSERIDTDRSPVAFSKVLKLLTVSRLIKPSAEYFVHQHWFSQSAMDAILDCDFEIAEKNRLYRCLDRILPYKDELCKYLKDTWQGMFNLEYDILLYDITSTYFEGLCKQNPKSEFGHSKDRRSDCRQVLIALVVTPEGFPLDYEVLQGNTSEKTTLRPLLNKIETMYGKANRVWLMDRGIPTEATLKFMRKNNISYLVGTPRRQLDDYSSELSEKDWEQVNSSVHVKYIEKEGECYVLARSRDRMQKERAMRKRKLRKYLDGLEKLKGYRNYERFYKRLGALQSQAGNAYRCVELDIPGQKERIEAGEFRYHINRQKYRDMIYRDGKYFLRTNQKGKDGKALWNEYMLQCNVEQSFRELKSDLGIRPVYHHKEERVDAHIFVAFISYCLQVTLRHKLRVSACGLTAQAALETMSRIQMLDVTFETLDGRYLLMERYTEPEADQRLILHHLNMDLPLQKPPKIYSSQVKD from the coding sequence ATGTTTCTGGCCTTTGAGGGGTGTTTTGATTCTGGATTTGGCTTTGGTACAGACCTGCCCTATTGCATAGGTGAATTTCTATGCGATAATTTGGGTATGTATTTGAAAAAGCACAGGCGTAAAAAGAACGGTAAATGCAACACCTATTACAGTATTGCTGAGAAGCGGAAGGTCTCCGGTTATCGGCATGTGGAGAAGGTGGTTCTTTACCTTGGTGAGATCAGCGGCTCTCAAAAGAAGGCCTGGCAGAGATCAATTGAGATAATCAACGAAGATAACAAACCTGTACACAAAACCCTTTTTGCTTTTGATCAGGACAACCAGAGCTGTCACGATGTTGATACGATACCGGTTAACATCTCAAAGATGAGACTGGAACGACCGCGTAGGTTTGGCGATTGCTGGCTGGCTTCTGAAATGTGGGATCAGCTTGGTTTTGACCGCTTCTGGTCAGAGCGGATTGATACAGACAGATCGCCGGTCGCATTCTCAAAAGTCCTCAAGTTGCTTACGGTGAGCAGGCTGATAAAACCTTCTGCCGAATACTTTGTCCATCAGCACTGGTTCAGCCAGAGTGCTATGGACGCCATCCTTGATTGTGATTTTGAGATTGCCGAGAAAAACAGGCTCTACCGTTGTCTTGACCGTATCCTTCCATACAAAGACGAACTTTGCAAATACCTTAAAGACACCTGGCAAGGAATGTTCAACCTTGAGTACGACATCCTGCTCTATGATATCACCAGCACGTATTTCGAGGGGCTATGCAAGCAGAATCCCAAGTCAGAATTCGGCCACAGCAAAGACAGACGCAGTGATTGCAGACAGGTGCTGATAGCCCTTGTTGTTACGCCGGAGGGCTTTCCTCTTGACTACGAAGTACTTCAGGGAAATACATCTGAAAAGACGACATTAAGACCCCTGCTCAACAAGATAGAAACAATGTACGGCAAGGCCAACAGGGTCTGGCTGATGGACAGGGGCATACCAACGGAAGCTACGCTCAAGTTCATGCGTAAGAACAATATAAGCTATCTTGTTGGCACACCCCGCAGACAGCTCGATGATTATAGCAGTGAACTTTCTGAAAAGGACTGGGAGCAGGTAAACAGCAGTGTTCATGTGAAATACATCGAAAAAGAGGGCGAATGCTATGTCCTTGCCAGGAGCAGGGATCGTATGCAAAAGGAGAGGGCCATGCGTAAAAGAAAACTGCGTAAATATCTTGACGGACTTGAAAAACTCAAGGGATATCGCAATTATGAACGTTTTTATAAACGCCTTGGGGCTTTGCAATCGCAGGCCGGTAACGCTTATAGATGTGTGGAGCTCGATATTCCGGGGCAAAAGGAGCGGATTGAAGCCGGCGAATTCAGGTATCACATAAACCGGCAGAAATACCGTGATATGATCTATCGTGACGGCAAGTACTTTTTGCGGACCAATCAGAAGGGCAAGGATGGTAAGGCACTCTGGAATGAGTATATGCTGCAGTGCAACGTTGAGCAGTCTTTCAGAGAACTCAAGAGTGATCTTGGCATTCGCCCTGTATATCACCATAAAGAAGAGCGTGTTGATGCCCATATCTTTGTGGCGTTTATAAGTTATTGCCTGCAGGTGACATTGCGGCATAAGCTGCGGGTGAGTGCCTGTGGCCTAACCGCACAGGCTGCCCTGGAAACGATGAGCCGTATCCAGATGCTTGATGTGACATTTGAAACACTTGACGGTCGGTACCTCTTGATGGAGAGATACACCGAGCCCGAGGCAGATCAGCGTCTGATACTGCACCACCTGAACATGGATCTGCCGCTGCAGAAGCCACCCAAAATATACAGCAGCCAGGTCAAAGATTAA